A region of the Deltaproteobacteria bacterium genome:
CGGCTCGCTCCCCGATGTCGGGGGTCAGGGTGGCCTGGATGGCGCAAAGCCTCTCGGCCAGGTCGTGGAGCCGGCCCAGGGCCCGGGGGGGCATGATCAGGTCGGCGTTTCTGGCCCGGGCCCGCTCGAACCAGGATCGGTCCGTTGGGGTCACGGCGGCAAGCAGTTTCTGGAGTTTTCGCTCCATGTGGTCAGGCTCCTCAATGATATTCATGGGGTCAAGCACGAGGCAGGCTGGCTAGCACAGAGCCGCCGACAAGGCCAGAGATGACATTGGCCAGGATATGGTGAGTACTTTTTAAAAATATGTGTTACGTTTCTTTCATCAGACCGTTCACGGCCGATCATGACCGGGGCTTGAAAAGCTTGTACACGGCCGAGAAGTCCTCACCATCCAATCCCTGGGCAAAGGTTTGGGCGTAGACCTCCTTGGCCGCCGATCCGGTGGGCATGGGCATCTTCATGTCAAAGGCCAGATCCTGGAGGCAGTGGAGGTCCTTGTGGATCAGGGCGCTGGAGAACTGGGTGGAAAAGTCCTCGTGGAGGAGCTTGGCTCGCTTGGCCTTGAGGACCAGGGAATCACCCCCGCCCACGGCCAGGATGTCCAGGACCTCCTCACGATCGATGCCGGCGGCCTCGCCCAGGGCCAGGGCCTCGGCAATGGCGGCCATGAAGGTGCCCAGGGTCAGGTTGTTGACCAGCTTCATCTTGGTGGCCAGGCCGGGCGTCTCCAGAAAGAAGACGTGCCGGCCGACGTCCTCGAGCAGGGGCAGGGCCGTGTCAAAGGCCTGCTTTCGGCCGGAGGCCAGAACGGTCAGGGCTCCCTGGCTGGCCGGGACGACGCTGCCCAGAACCGGAGTTTCCAG
Encoded here:
- a CDS encoding NAD(P)-dependent oxidoreductase; its protein translation is MNVGFIGLGHLGRAIAGRLIDQGHALTVWNRTQSKVEGLDVRVAAAPAEVIGQADIIGICLFDSNAVQGILTAENGLLAGEAQGKIFVDFSTNHYQRVEHFHDLCRRAGADYLETPVLGSVVPASQGALTVLASGRKQAFDTALPLLEDVGRHVFFLETPGLATKMKLVNNLTLGTFMAAIAEALALGEAAGIDREEVLDILAVGGGDSLVLKAKRAKLLHEDFSTQFSSALIHKDLHCLQDLAFDMKMPMPTGSAAKEVYAQTFAQGLDGEDFSAVYKLFKPRS